CAGCCATGGGGTGCCTCCTCGCGCTCGCCGAGCTCGAGCCGCGCTCGCGTGCCGCCCCCCTCTCGCGGCTCGAGGGAGAGGCTCCCGCGATACCGGCCGGTGGCCACCCGGTGGGCGAGGTAGAGCCCCATGCCGGCGCCGTGCGGCTTGGTGGTCAGGTGTGGGGTGAAGAGTCGCGCTCGGATCTCCTCGGCCACTCCGGCGCCCTCGTCGAGCACCTCCACGCGGACCCGCCCCGCCGCCGCGGAGAGCCGCACCGTCACCACGGCTCCGTCGGGGCTGGCGTCGACCGCGTTGACCACCAGGGCCTGGACGACGGCCCGCAGCTCGGCGGTGAGCGCGCGCAGCGGCGGAACCGGCTCGACGGCCTCCACCACGACTCGCACGCGCCCACGGGCATCCTGCAGCGCTTCGAGCGCGACTTCACGTGCGAGGACCGACAGGTCGACCTCGTCCTCTCCGCCGCCGACGCCCGAGCTGGCCAAGGCCAGGAACGAGCGCAGCGCGCCGTCGATCCGCTGGATCTGGCGCCGGGCGGTCTCGACGAGCGGCGTCGGGTCGCTCCCCGGCGCCGCCCTCGCCCCCAGCTCCTCGAGCGAGAGGCCGAGCGCGTTGAGCGGATTGCGCAACGAGTGGGCGAGACCGCGGGCGACGTCGCCGAGCTCGCCGAGTTGGCGGCGGTCCTGCAGCCGGCGATTGTCGCGGTCGAGCTCGACGAGGCGCTCCGACATGCGATTGAACGAGGCGATCACCTGGCCCACCTCGTCCTGCCGCTGGGTGGTGACTTCGACGCCCAGCTCACCCTCACCGACCCGGCGCGCCGCGGTGGCGAGCTCGGCGAGCGGCCGGGTCAGCCGTCGGGTCACCCACGCGGTGGCCAGGAGCCCCAGTCCGAGAATGGCGAGCGAGCCGACGAGCAGGCGCGAACCGAAAGCCTCGAGGGTCGAGCTCACCTCGGCGTGCGGGATCGGAATCGCCCGCTCGAGCTGCGGGCCACGCACGAAGAGCATGTCGGCCTCGGGTGGAGAGTCGACGACCATCCGGTGGATCTCCCGGGTGACGGTCGAACCGTCCTGTCGCCGCTCGGTGACGATCGTTCCAGAACCCGGGTGACCGGCGAGGGTGCGCATCTCCACCTCGACCTTGTCCTTCTCGCGCGTCCGGTCGGCAGGTCCCGGCGCCGGGTCGTGCTCGTGCGCGTGCCGCCAAGCCGTTTCCTCGTGGACGACCCAGCGGAGTCTCCCCTTTTCGGCAGGTCCGGACGGGTCGGTCCCCGCGGCACGGCGGTCGGCTCCCCCTTCGGCTCGCGGCGCGGTCCCCGTCTCGGGCGAACCCGCCAGCACCAGCACGCGGGTCTCGTGCCCCGACGCCGGCGGCATTTCGTCGTCCCCCGAACGAAGCTCGAATCCCGAGAGGATCTCGTTGCCAACCCGCACCGCCACGGTGCGCACGTTCTCGGTCAGGCGCGCGGCGAGCGACCGCACCAACATCGCCTGGGCAACCAGGACGAGCGAGAGGAGGCCGGCGACGAGGAGAAAGAAGCGGAGGCGCAGGGTCATGGCGGTTCGGGGTTCGGCTCGTCGGG
This genomic window from Holophagales bacterium contains:
- a CDS encoding HAMP domain-containing histidine kinase; this encodes MTLRLRFFLLVAGLLSLVLVAQAMLVRSLAARLTENVRTVAVRVGNEILSGFELRSGDDEMPPASGHETRVLVLAGSPETGTAPRAEGGADRRAAGTDPSGPAEKGRLRWVVHEETAWRHAHEHDPAPGPADRTREKDKVEVEMRTLAGHPGSGTIVTERRQDGSTVTREIHRMVVDSPPEADMLFVRGPQLERAIPIPHAEVSSTLEAFGSRLLVGSLAILGLGLLATAWVTRRLTRPLAELATAARRVGEGELGVEVTTQRQDEVGQVIASFNRMSERLVELDRDNRRLQDRRQLGELGDVARGLAHSLRNPLNALGLSLEELGARAAPGSDPTPLVETARRQIQRIDGALRSFLALASSGVGGGEDEVDLSVLAREVALEALQDARGRVRVVVEAVEPVPPLRALTAELRAVVQALVVNAVDASPDGAVVTVRLSAAAGRVRVEVLDEGAGVAEEIRARLFTPHLTTKPHGAGMGLYLAHRVATGRYRGSLSLEPREGGGTRARLELGEREEAPHG